In the genome of [Mycoplasma] phocae, one region contains:
- a CDS encoding FMN-dependent NADH-azoreductase produces MAKLLVLNGSPIPKSDSNSYRLLEFFVNEYRKNNPNDEIIDLDLNDLEMSTISLTSKNIGEFFNEKNSAQYIRLLKEVNKIVISAPMINLSIPTIVKNFFDRIIVANETFTHKESSNGKAKGLLKNLKIQIIATQGSPTTLEPKHIQMMEMIWKFLGAEISPSFLAAGINIAPLNSMTKDELVNYFKDELITKAKAF; encoded by the coding sequence TTGGCAAAATTATTAGTTTTAAATGGTTCGCCAATACCAAAATCAGACTCAAATTCTTATAGATTATTAGAATTTTTTGTAAATGAATACCGTAAAAATAATCCTAATGATGAAATTATAGATTTGGATTTAAATGATCTAGAAATGTCAACTATAAGTTTGACATCAAAAAATATTGGTGAATTTTTTAATGAAAAAAATTCAGCTCAATATATTAGATTATTAAAAGAAGTTAATAAAATTGTAATATCAGCTCCGATGATTAACTTATCTATTCCAACTATTGTAAAAAACTTTTTTGATCGAATTATTGTTGCTAATGAAACATTTACTCACAAAGAATCTTCAAATGGCAAAGCAAAAGGATTATTAAAAAATTTAAAAATTCAAATTATCGCAACCCAAGGTTCACCAACAACACTAGAACCCAAACATATTCAAATGATGGAAATGATATGAAAATTTTTAGGTGCTGAAATTAGTCCAAGTTTTCTTGCAGCCGGAATAAATATAGCACCGCTCAACAGTATGACAAAAGATGAATTAGTTAATTATTTTAAAGATGAATTAATTACAAAAGCAAAAGCATTTTAA
- a CDS encoding FMN-dependent NADH-azoreductase, with amino-acid sequence MSKIIVIYGSPIEENLSISTMLTKRYVEEYKKAHPMDEIQELNLNDLDMSTNLLTSKNKVNFFNEKDSDFYIELLKKADKVIMNSPMINFNVPATIKTFFDRIAVANKTFSYKYAKKGAAIGLLDNLKIQIIATQGAPLGWYPWASHINYLEGIWKFLGAEVSETIILAGVKANPLKNYTMEELLESKLSEIIEKASNF; translated from the coding sequence ATGTCAAAAATAATTGTAATTTATGGGTCACCAATTGAAGAAAACTTATCAATATCAACAATGCTAACAAAACGTTATGTTGAAGAGTATAAAAAAGCACACCCTATGGATGAAATTCAAGAACTTAATTTAAATGATCTTGATATGTCGACAAATCTATTAACATCAAAGAATAAAGTAAATTTTTTTAATGAAAAAGATTCTGATTTTTATATAGAATTATTAAAAAAAGCTGATAAAGTTATCATGAACAGCCCAATGATAAACTTTAATGTACCAGCAACTATTAAAACTTTCTTTGATCGAATTGCTGTGGCCAACAAAACTTTTTCATATAAATATGCAAAAAAAGGCGCAGCAATTGGACTTTTGGACAATTTAAAAATTCAAATTATTGCAACCCAAGGGGCACCACTTGGCTGATATCCATGGGCAAGTCATATTAATTATCTTGAAGGAATATGAAAATTTTTGGGAGCAGAAGTTAGTGAAACTATTATTTTAGCCGGAGTTAAAGCCAATCCACTTAAAAACTATACTATGGAAGAGCTACTAGAATCAAAATTAAGCGAAATTATAGAAAAGGCAAGCAATTTTTAG
- the rplK gene encoding 50S ribosomal protein L11 translates to MAKKIVKKAKLQFNAGQAKPGPSLAGVGINMPEFTKAFNDKTKDRGSEPVPVLITVYEDKSFTFKLFTAPTAYKLIEAAKIKKGSGKPNKEKVGSITLDQLKEIAEYKLPDLNSSKIESAMKQIAGTAKNMGITVEGYEEWLKGGAN, encoded by the coding sequence ATGGCAAAAAAAATTGTTAAAAAAGCCAAGTTACAATTTAATGCTGGGCAAGCTAAACCCGGACCATCTTTGGCTGGTGTTGGAATCAACATGCCAGAGTTTACAAAAGCATTTAATGACAAAACTAAAGACAGAGGATCTGAACCAGTTCCTGTTTTAATTACTGTATATGAAGATAAATCATTTACATTTAAATTATTTACTGCACCAACTGCTTATAAATTAATCGAAGCAGCAAAAATCAAAAAAGGTAGTGGTAAACCTAATAAAGAAAAAGTTGGTTCAATTACTCTTGATCAACTTAAAGAAATTGCTGAATACAAATTACCTGATTTAAATTCATCAAAAATTGAATCAGCAATGAAACAAATTGCTGGAACAGCTAAAAATATGGGAATCACAGTTGAAGGCTATGAAGAATGACTAAAAGGCGGTGCTAACTAA
- the rplA gene encoding 50S ribosomal protein L1, which translates to MAKRISKNVKSVKSLVNKKDVYPLVEAINLAKKASFAKFDESLDIAIKLNLDTRKSEQQLRGSVLLPHGTGKTVKVLVATDETSAQKAALEAGADYVYSASELPEVLNKDKYDFDVIVADPKMMLVLGKYGKKLGPKGLMPNPKTGTVTTNPAKAVEELKKGKANYRADKGGIIHASVGKKSMDSQILAENAETLINTVKRLKPQTVKGVYVLNITVSTSMGASVRVKID; encoded by the coding sequence ATGGCAAAAAGAATTTCTAAAAATGTTAAATCGGTAAAAAGCCTAGTTAACAAAAAAGATGTTTATCCTTTAGTGGAAGCAATTAATTTAGCAAAAAAAGCTTCATTCGCTAAATTTGATGAATCACTTGATATAGCTATCAAATTAAACCTAGATACCAGAAAATCAGAACAACAATTACGTGGATCGGTTCTACTGCCACACGGAACTGGTAAAACTGTTAAAGTTTTAGTTGCAACTGATGAAACTTCAGCACAAAAAGCAGCATTAGAAGCTGGAGCTGATTATGTATACTCAGCTTCTGAATTACCAGAAGTTTTAAACAAAGATAAATATGATTTTGATGTTATAGTTGCGGATCCAAAAATGATGTTAGTATTAGGAAAATATGGTAAAAAATTAGGACCTAAAGGTTTAATGCCTAACCCTAAAACTGGAACTGTTACAACAAATCCCGCTAAAGCAGTTGAAGAACTTAAAAAAGGTAAAGCTAATTACCGTGCTGATAAAGGTGGAATTATTCATGCTTCTGTTGGTAAAAAATCAATGGATTCACAAATTCTAGCTGAAAATGCCGAAACTTTAATCAATACTGTTAAAAGATTAAAACCACAAACTGTTAAAGGTGTATACGTTTTAAATATTACTGTATCAACATCAATGGGTGCATCAGTAAGAGTAAAAATAGATTAA
- the eno gene encoding phosphopyruvate hydratase translates to MSKIIKLNAYEVLDSRGNPTVKVELNTEKAYSEALVPSGASTGSKEAVELRDKNTKYEKNWYGGKGVQTACDNVNNIIAPKLINEDVLNQEKIDQMMIELDGTPIKSKLGANAILAVSLAVARAAAKELKLPLYEYLASLDKRKAYKLPVPMLNVINGGEHASNTIDFQEFMIMPLGAKSFKESMQMANMVFHTLAKLLKEAGHGTQVGDEGGFAPNLHTHEEALDFLVKAIEKAGFKAATSGEKAIAICLDAASSELYNKETQTYVFKKFKKAIDEKRAGFEKYSNLKYSFTTEEFVDYYGTLIAKYPIISIEDSHDENDWVGFEQMNKKYGKKVQLVGDDLIVTNPKYIKMAIDKKAINASLIKINQIGSLTETIAAIKMSQEANLVPIISHRSGETEDTFIADLAVGFNTGEIKTGSMSRTDRVAKYNRLLKIEMELDKNAKYEGIDAFHNLK, encoded by the coding sequence ATGTCAAAAATAATAAAACTTAATGCATATGAAGTTTTAGATAGTCGTGGAAACCCAACAGTTAAAGTAGAATTAAATACCGAAAAAGCATATTCAGAAGCTTTAGTTCCTTCGGGAGCTTCAACCGGTTCTAAAGAAGCTGTTGAATTAAGGGACAAAAATACTAAATATGAAAAAAATTGATATGGCGGCAAGGGTGTTCAAACCGCATGCGATAATGTTAATAACATTATCGCACCCAAATTAATTAATGAGGATGTTCTAAACCAAGAAAAAATTGATCAAATGATGATTGAACTTGATGGAACACCAATTAAATCAAAATTAGGAGCGAATGCAATTCTAGCTGTTTCACTCGCAGTGGCACGTGCAGCTGCTAAAGAACTTAAATTGCCATTGTATGAATACTTGGCATCACTTGACAAGCGTAAAGCATACAAATTACCAGTTCCAATGCTTAATGTCATTAATGGTGGAGAGCATGCTTCAAACACTATTGATTTCCAAGAATTTATGATAATGCCATTGGGAGCTAAAAGTTTTAAAGAAAGCATGCAAATGGCAAACATGGTATTCCATACACTTGCTAAATTATTAAAAGAAGCGGGTCATGGAACTCAAGTTGGTGATGAAGGTGGATTTGCTCCAAATCTCCACACTCATGAAGAAGCTTTAGACTTTTTAGTTAAGGCTATTGAAAAAGCAGGATTTAAAGCTGCAACATCTGGAGAGAAAGCAATAGCAATTTGTTTAGATGCTGCAAGTTCAGAGCTTTATAATAAAGAAACACAAACATACGTTTTCAAGAAATTTAAAAAAGCTATTGATGAAAAAAGAGCAGGATTTGAGAAATATTCAAATCTTAAATACTCATTTACAACAGAGGAATTTGTTGATTACTATGGAACACTAATTGCCAAATATCCAATTATTTCAATCGAGGATTCACATGATGAAAACGATTGAGTTGGATTTGAACAAATGAATAAAAAATATGGTAAAAAAGTTCAACTTGTTGGAGATGATTTGATTGTAACTAATCCAAAATACATCAAAATGGCAATTGATAAAAAAGCTATTAATGCATCATTAATTAAAATTAATCAAATTGGTTCGCTAACAGAAACCATTGCTGCTATTAAAATGTCACAGGAAGCAAATTTAGTGCCAATCATTTCACATCGTTCAGGTGAAACTGAAGATACATTTATTGCTGATTTAGCTGTTGGATTCAACACAGGCGAAATTAAAACTGGATCAATGTCAAGAACTGATAGAGTTGCAAAATATAACCGACTATTAAAAATTGAAATGGAATTAGATAAAAATGCAAAATACGAAGGTATTGACGCATTTCATAATTTAAAATAA
- a CDS encoding ATP-dependent Clp protease ATP-binding subunit has protein sequence MQASFTPNEEIKDPLKAYGRDLTELAQQNKLEPVINRDEEIRSLVRILSRKTKNNPVLVGEPGTGKTAIVEGLARKIVENQVPENLKNKQLIEIDLASLVAGTQYRGQFEERLKSLVKRVEKSNGEIILFIDEIHTIVGAGATGEGSMDAANILKPMMARGQLHLIGATTLDEYRKYIEKDSALERRMQKVMISEPSVEDTINILRGIKERFESFHQVKIEDNALVAAANLSNRYISDRFLPDKAIDLIDEAASNIKTEMNYLPESLEKIINEITKLEIEKAALKNTDKANTKKNALRLEEIEKALKELRENKITIENNWISEKSDVKKLAVTKEHIEELNRQLPILQSEGNYTEASKIMYVLMPELTKTRDQLENKILARKERLIKDSVDAEEVASIVSKWTKIPVSKLLQSEKDKILNLEQTLEKRVKGQNNAIKLVSEAIQRSKANINDPNRPIGSFLFLGPTGVGKTEMAKALAEALFDDDNRIVRIDMSEYMEKHAVSKLIGSPPGYVGFDEGGQLTERIRQNPYSIVLFDEIEKAHTDVLNLLLQILDNGQVTDSHGKKINFKNTIIIMTSNLGSTEIIEKKVNENNIRPLLLKSLKPEFINRIDEIVIFNALDENIIEEIVKLELNKLIKRVENNHPIRLSYTNNLIKYIAVNAYDSAFGARPIKRYIQKNVENKLAIFMISEHIYENQAIQISLNENNQIEIISQ, from the coding sequence GCACAACAAAATAAGCTAGAACCAGTTATTAATCGTGATGAGGAAATTAGATCATTAGTTAGAATTTTAAGTCGTAAGACCAAAAATAATCCGGTTTTAGTGGGAGAGCCCGGCACTGGTAAAACAGCAATTGTAGAGGGACTTGCTCGTAAAATTGTTGAAAATCAAGTTCCCGAAAATTTGAAAAACAAACAACTAATTGAAATTGATTTAGCATCGCTAGTAGCGGGCACACAATATCGTGGACAATTTGAAGAAAGACTAAAATCATTAGTTAAACGCGTTGAAAAATCTAATGGTGAAATAATTCTATTCATCGATGAAATTCACACCATCGTTGGAGCAGGAGCAACTGGTGAAGGAAGTATGGACGCAGCCAATATACTAAAACCTATGATGGCTAGAGGACAACTTCATTTAATTGGTGCAACAACATTAGACGAATATCGCAAATACATTGAAAAAGACTCAGCTCTTGAAAGAAGAATGCAAAAGGTAATGATTTCTGAACCTTCAGTTGAAGATACTATCAACATCTTGAGAGGAATTAAAGAAAGATTTGAATCATTTCACCAAGTAAAAATTGAGGATAATGCTTTGGTGGCGGCAGCTAATTTATCAAATAGATATATTTCTGATCGATTTTTACCTGATAAGGCAATAGATTTAATTGATGAAGCAGCATCAAATATCAAAACCGAAATGAATTATTTACCTGAATCTCTTGAAAAAATTATTAATGAAATTACTAAATTAGAGATTGAAAAAGCAGCTTTAAAAAATACAGATAAAGCAAATACCAAAAAAAATGCGCTACGTCTAGAAGAAATTGAAAAAGCACTAAAAGAGTTAAGAGAAAATAAAATAACTATTGAAAATAACTGAATTTCAGAAAAATCTGATGTTAAAAAATTGGCAGTAACAAAGGAACATATTGAAGAATTGAATCGCCAATTACCAATTCTACAAAGTGAAGGTAATTATACCGAAGCGTCAAAAATTATGTATGTACTAATGCCAGAACTTACTAAAACTCGTGACCAATTGGAGAACAAAATTTTAGCAAGAAAAGAACGACTTATTAAAGATTCTGTCGATGCAGAAGAAGTTGCAAGCATTGTAAGTAAATGAACTAAAATTCCAGTTTCAAAATTATTACAAAGTGAAAAGGACAAAATTCTTAATTTAGAACAAACACTAGAAAAACGGGTAAAGGGACAAAATAATGCAATTAAATTAGTCTCTGAAGCAATTCAAAGATCAAAAGCTAATATTAATGACCCAAACCGACCAATTGGTTCATTTCTATTTCTAGGTCCAACAGGGGTTGGTAAAACCGAAATGGCTAAAGCATTAGCAGAAGCACTATTTGATGATGATAACCGAATTGTTCGAATTGATATGTCAGAGTACATGGAAAAACATGCGGTTTCAAAATTAATTGGATCGCCTCCAGGATATGTTGGCTTCGATGAAGGTGGTCAATTAACTGAAAGAATTAGACAAAACCCTTATTCAATAGTATTATTTGACGAGATTGAAAAAGCTCATACTGATGTTCTTAATTTATTACTTCAAATTCTTGATAATGGTCAAGTTACAGATAGTCATGGTAAAAAAATTAATTTCAAAAATACAATTATTATTATGACCTCAAATTTAGGAAGTACAGAAATTATAGAAAAGAAAGTTAATGAAAATAATATTCGTCCTTTGTTGCTAAAAAGTTTAAAACCTGAATTTATTAACAGAATTGATGAAATTGTAATTTTTAATGCTTTAGATGAAAATATAATTGAGGAAATTGTTAAGTTAGAATTAAATAAATTAATTAAACGTGTCGAAAACAATCACCCAATTCGTCTTTCATACACAAATAATCTTATAAAATATATCGCCGTAAATGCTTATGATTCAGCTTTTGGAGCAAGACCAATTAAAAGATACATTCAAAAAAATGTAGAGAATAAATTAGCAATTTTTATGATTAGTGAACACATATATGAAAATCAAGCTATTCAAATATCTCTAAATGAAAACAATCAAATTGAAATTATTAGTCAATAG